One window of Mesorhizobium sp. WSM4904 genomic DNA carries:
- a CDS encoding amino acid ABC transporter permease, with translation MELIDTFFNWGILVRSFPILIRGLGNTILLGCAAIVFGTIAGLAICLVRLYAPKPLRRLATLYIDMFRALPILVVLILIYYALPFIGIRLSSFVSAALALSLVLAAFTAEVCRAGIQNIPKGQFEAAAALGLPFWVAMRKVILPQAIRVVIPPLTSNCVSVFKDTALASVVAMPDLLKQATDAQALMANPTPLIGAAIIYLAFLWPLVRLVGYLEERGKAQSGAH, from the coding sequence ATGGAATTGATCGATACCTTCTTCAACTGGGGCATCCTGGTCCGATCCTTTCCGATCCTCATTCGCGGGCTCGGCAACACCATCCTGCTCGGCTGCGCCGCGATCGTCTTTGGCACCATCGCCGGGCTGGCGATCTGCCTGGTGCGGCTCTACGCCCCGAAGCCGCTCAGGCGGCTGGCGACGCTCTATATCGACATGTTCCGCGCGCTGCCGATCCTGGTGGTGCTGATCCTGATCTACTACGCCCTGCCCTTCATCGGCATCCGGCTCTCGTCCTTCGTGTCGGCTGCGCTTGCGCTGTCGCTGGTGCTCGCGGCCTTCACCGCGGAAGTCTGCCGCGCCGGCATCCAGAACATCCCGAAAGGCCAGTTCGAGGCGGCCGCGGCACTCGGCCTGCCCTTCTGGGTCGCCATGCGCAAGGTGATCCTGCCGCAGGCGATCCGCGTCGTCATCCCGCCGCTCACCAGCAACTGCGTCTCGGTGTTCAAGGACACCGCGCTCGCCTCCGTCGTTGCGATGCCGGACCTCTTGAAACAGGCGACCGACGCGCAGGCGCTGATGGCCAACCCGACGCCGCTGATCGGCGCCGCGATCATCTACCTCGCCTTCCTGTGGCCGCTGGTGCGGCTGGTCGGCTACCTCGAAGAGCGCGGCAAGGCCCAGTCCGGCGCGCACTAA
- a CDS encoding cysteine desulfurase-like protein has protein sequence MNQHHVSKAPNSKAHDGAASFPVERIRAMFPALKQAGDFIFMDNAAGAQIPQSVLDAVTNHLVGHNVQRGGRYGRSVTVDQSVADARESVALLINAYSPSEICFGMNATSFIRLVSLGIGQMLAKDTDEGRDEIVVTDMDHDANIATWLALEQAGAKFRWWRMREDGNLHVDDLKPLVSERTRLVACTVTAHSIGSIVDVASVSRIAHAAGAEVFLDCVHYGPHGLIDVQAWDCDYLVCSGYKNFSPHMGFLWGRFDTLKQLPTFREDFIPDEPPYKVEAGTFIYENVSGMDAAVRYLESVGRNFLAQNNRSRRDNIVAGMNAIRDYELMLAREMLKVLKDCGATIYGVADEARINERVPTFCFNIGTLSPQRIVEEMAAMQIGIRDGHMYAPRLMKRLNLSMDSGAIRASLVHYNTVEEVHRFGEALRAIIAKLS, from the coding sequence GTGAACCAGCACCATGTTTCGAAAGCGCCGAATTCGAAAGCGCATGATGGGGCCGCTTCGTTCCCGGTCGAGAGGATCCGCGCCATGTTCCCTGCGCTGAAGCAGGCCGGCGACTTCATCTTCATGGACAACGCCGCCGGCGCGCAGATCCCGCAAAGCGTGCTCGACGCCGTGACCAACCATCTGGTCGGGCACAACGTCCAGCGCGGCGGCCGCTACGGCCGCAGCGTCACCGTCGACCAGTCGGTCGCCGACGCCCGCGAAAGCGTTGCGCTTTTGATCAACGCCTACAGCCCATCCGAAATCTGCTTCGGCATGAACGCCACCTCGTTCATCCGTCTGGTCAGCCTCGGCATCGGCCAGATGCTTGCCAAAGACACAGATGAGGGACGCGACGAGATCGTCGTCACCGACATGGACCATGACGCCAACATCGCCACCTGGCTGGCGCTGGAGCAGGCCGGCGCCAAGTTTAGATGGTGGCGCATGCGCGAGGACGGCAATCTCCATGTCGACGACCTCAAGCCGCTGGTCTCGGAGCGCACCCGGCTCGTCGCCTGTACGGTGACGGCGCATTCGATCGGCTCGATCGTAGACGTCGCTTCCGTCTCCCGGATCGCGCATGCGGCAGGCGCGGAAGTGTTTCTCGACTGCGTGCATTACGGCCCGCACGGGCTGATCGACGTGCAGGCCTGGGACTGCGACTATCTCGTCTGCTCCGGCTACAAGAATTTCTCGCCGCATATGGGCTTCCTCTGGGGCCGCTTCGACACGCTGAAGCAACTGCCGACCTTCCGCGAGGACTTCATTCCGGACGAGCCGCCCTACAAGGTTGAAGCTGGCACCTTCATCTACGAGAACGTCTCCGGCATGGATGCGGCGGTGCGCTATCTGGAATCGGTCGGCCGCAATTTCCTAGCTCAGAACAACCGCTCGCGCCGCGACAACATCGTCGCCGGCATGAACGCCATCCGCGACTACGAGCTGATGCTGGCGCGCGAGATGCTGAAGGTGCTGAAGGATTGCGGCGCGACCATCTACGGCGTCGCCGACGAAGCGCGCATCAACGAGCGCGTGCCGACCTTCTGCTTCAACATCGGCACGCTGTCGCCGCAAAGGATCGTCGAGGAGATGGCCGCCATGCAGATCGGCATCCGCGACGGGCACATGTACGCGCCACGGCTGATGAAGCGGCTCAACCTGTCGATGGACAGCGGCGCAATCCGCGCCTCACTGGTGCACTACAACACGGTGGAGGAGGTGCACCGCTTCGGCGAGGCGCTGCGGGCGATCATCGCGAAGCTGTCGTGA